A single genomic interval of Spinacia oleracea cultivar Varoflay chromosome 6, BTI_SOV_V1, whole genome shotgun sequence harbors:
- the LOC110793383 gene encoding probable anion transporter 4, chloroplastic — MNTCASLPASSYKLHFRSISPSLNPNFHFFSNPSLSSAQFAPPSINRRSIFSPFLAGVPFSVRPAVRPSNGYPPLLSGKSRVSSDDSHFLAEGGGGEGMEAPSFLEFLTSERVKVVMMLALALALCNADRVVMSVAIVPLSQSHGWSRAFAGVVQSSFLWGYLISPIAGGALVDYYGGKAVMGWGVALWSFATFLTPWAAEKSLWALLAMRAMLGIAEGVALPSMNNMISKWFPQAERARAVGIAMAGFQLGSAIGLVLSPILMSNAGVFGPFVIFGLFGFLWVVVWLSATSSIPERSPQISAYELKYILTKRQQASPSIAGKTHKAKVIPPFKRLLSKLPTWSLMVANAMHSWGFFVILSWMPLYFNSVYHVDLRQAAWFSAVPWSMMALVGYFGGAWSDMLIQRGVSVTLTRKIMQSIGFIGPAIALVGLTTATSPSIASAWLTLAVGLKSFSHSGFLVNIQEIAPQYTGILHGLANTAGTVAAILGTIGAGFFVERFGSFRGFLWLTSFLYILAALFYNLFSTGEMVDFDASSS; from the exons ATGAACACCTGCGCTTCTCTTCCAGCCTCAAGCTACAAACTTCATTTCCGCTCAATTTCCCCTTCCCTAAACCCTAATTTCCACTTCTTCTCCaatccttctctctcctccgctcAATTTGCTCCACCTTCCATCAATAGACGCTCGATTTTCTCTCCCTTTCTCGCCGGCGTTCCTTTCTCCGTTCGTCCTGCAGTCAGGCCCAGTAATGGATATCCGCCGTTACTTTCCGGTAAATCTAGGGTTTCTTCCGATGATTCTCACTTCCTCGCCGAAGGCGGAGGAGGGGAGGGAATGGAAGCGCCGAGTTTTCTGGAATTCTTGACGTCTGAGAGAGTGAAAGTGGTGATGATGCTAGCGTTGGCTCTTGCTCTCTGTAATGCTGATCGTGTTGTTATGTCCGTCGCCATTGTCCCTCTTTCTCAATCGCATGGTTGGAGCCGAGCATTTGCTGGCGTTGTTCAG TCATCTTTCTTGTGGGGGTACCTTATATCACCAATAGCTGGTGGGGCTCTAGTGGATTATTATGGCGGTAAAGCTGTCATGGGATGGGGTGTTGCTTTGTGGTCTTTTGCTACGTTTCTTACTCCGTGGGCAGCTGAAAAGTCTCTCTGGGCTCTGCTTGCCATGCGAGCTATGCTTGGCATTGCAGAAGGTGTAGCTCTTCCTTCGATGAACAACATGATATCAAA ATGGTTTCCTCAAGCAGAACGAGCAAGAGCTGTTGGAATAGCAATGGCTGGATTTCAGCTTGGAAGTGCTATTGGACTAGTGCTTTCTCCCATTCTTATGTCTAACGCTGGTGTTTTTGGACCATTTGTTATATTCGGGTTGTTTGGATTTCTCTGGGTTGTGGTATGGCTGTCTGCTACATCCAGTATTCCAGAAAGAAGCCCTCAGATCTCTGCGTATGAATTAAAGTACATACTAACGAAGAGGCAGCAGGCTTCTCCATCCATCGCCGGGAAGACGCACAAAGCTAAAGTGATCCCACCTTTCAAGCGGCTGCTCTCTAAGCTTCCTACTTGGTCACTTATGGTTGCTAATGCTATGCATAGTTGG GGCTTCTTTGTTATTCTTTCCTGGATGCCTTTATATTTTAACAGT GTATATCATGTTGATCTTAGACAAGCAGCGTGGTTCAGTGCTGTTCCATGGAGTATGATGGCGCTTGTGGGATATTTTGGAGGTGCTTGGTCAGATATGTTGATCCAGCGTGGTGTCAGTGTCACTTTGACCCGAAAAATCATGCAG TCAATAGGATTTATTGGACCTGCCATAGCTCTTGTTGGCCTGACTACAGCAACTAGCCCCTCGATAGCTTCTGCTTGGCTCACATTAGCTGTTGGCCTAAAGTCATTCAGTCATTCTGGTTTCCTAGTCAACATACAG GAAATTGCTCCACAATATACTGGCATACTACATG GGTTGGCGAATACAGCAGGAACTGTTGCTGCAATCCTGGGAACCATTGGCGCCGGTTTTTTTGTTGAACGGTTCGGATCTTTCAGAGGATTTTTATGGCTGACGTCATTCTTGTATATTCTTGCTGCTTTGTTCTATAATTTATTTTCAACCGGAGAGATGGTAGATTTTGATGCATCCA GTTCTTGA
- the LOC110793384 gene encoding calmodulin-binding receptor-like cytoplasmic kinase 2, with protein sequence MKKSPRSSQRDVSSSNSQQDHVVSKSMVQDQEKRSRLYQFIRRITISCTAFGSKSEREAPEPDESFGNKNSNQIHSNSSGLSSGSRNKGSSRQPNSFSSVAESASGEVYGSLNFTLQDIRKATKNFSQNNVIGDGGFGTVYKGQLKDGTVVAIKRAKKDLYDKRSAQEFKSEVLAYSKIEHLNLVKFYGYLEHPEEKIIVVEYVDNGTLFDLLHGNRGLVLELAERLDIAIDIAHAITYLHSYNDPPIIHRDIKASNILITEKLRAKVADFGLARFVPDGADVTHISTQIKGTAGYLDPEYMKSYQLTEKSDVYSFGIVLVELVTGRHPIEPFKGIKERITTRWAMNKLRDGMPVLAMDPRLNRSPTSIKVIQKVLELAKQCTGPVRQSRPAMKNCVDALWAIRKEFKEGTQLNYSASHRSVDLRENEARQIRQESLGIVGETYSFMSA encoded by the exons ATGAAGAAATCGCCTCGGTCTTCACAACGCGATGTTTCGAGCTCAAACTCTCAGCAAGATCATGTTGTTAGTAAATCTATGGTGCAAGACCAGGAAAAGAGGTCTCGTTTATACCAATTTATAAGGAGAATTACCATTAGTTGCACAGCTTTTGGGTCCAAATCAGAAAGGGAAGCCCCTGAACCTGACGAATCTTTTGGAAACAAGAACTCAAATCAGATCCATAGTAACTCCT CTGGGCTTTCCTCAGGAAGCAGAAATAAAGGTTCATCAAGGCAACCAAATTCTTTTAGTTCGGTGGCAGAATCAGCAAGTGGAGAGGTGTATGGGTCGTTGAATTTTACCCTTCAGGATATCAGGAAAGCTACTAAGAATTTCTCTCAGAATAATGTAATAGGAGATGGCGGTTTCGGGACAGTATACAAAGGCCAGCTGAAGGATGGAACTGTTGTTGCAATAAAACGTGCGAAAAAG GACTTGTATGATAAGCGCAGTGCACAAGAATTCAAGAGCGAAGTCCTGGCCTATTCGAAGATTGAACATCTAAATTTGGTGAAATTCTATGGATATCTGGAGCACCCAGAAGAAAAAATTATCGTTGTTGAATATGTTGACAATGGAACTCTCTTCGACCTTTTACATG GTAATCGGGGATTAGTGCTTGAGCTTGCTGAACGACTGGATATTGCTATCGACATAGCTCATGCAATCACTTACTTACACAGCTATAATG ATCCTCCAATTATCCACAGAGACATAAAAGCATCAAACATCCTCATAACAGAGAAATTACGAGCAAAAGTAGCAGATTTTGGGCTTGCTCGATTTGTCCCAGATGGTGCAGATGTGACCCACATCTCTACTCAGATCAAAGGGACAGCTGGGTACTTGGATCCTGAATATATGAAGTCTTACCAGTTGACTGAAAAAAGTGATGTCTACTCTTTTGGTATAGTGCTTGTGGAGCTTGTAACAGGGAGACATCCAATTGAGCCTTTTAAAGGGATTAAAGAGAGAATAACCACAAGATGG GCAATGAACAAGCTAAGAGATGGTATGCCAGTTCTGGCAATGGATCCTAGACTGAACAGAAGTCCAACGTCTATAAAGGTAATTCAGAAAGTTCTAGAACTCGCCAAACAATGTACTGGGCCTGTGAGGCAGTCTAGACCGGCAATGAAAAACTGTGTTGATGCGTTATGGGCTATTAGAAAGGAATTCAAGGAAGGAACTCAGTTGAATTACTCTGCCTCTCATAGATCAGTTGATTTACGTGAAAATGAAGCAAGACAGATACGACAAGAATCTTTGGGGATTGTAGGAGAGACCTACTCTTTTATGTCTGCATAG
- the LOC110793380 gene encoding putative esterase C31F10.02, whose product MEGAKQVLQLSDDEFGSVSRLVVKPHEPQIGPSFYEDFALRGIQVDRVEPGLIFCTFKVPPRLIDRTGNLAGGAIANLVDIVGNALIYRIGQPMNVSVDMSISYLSNAKLDDELEVTSRLLGKIGAVSGTSVVIKKKDSGEIVAQGRHSLFSRLKSKI is encoded by the exons ATGGAGGGAGCAAAACAGGTTCTACAGTTGAGCGACGACGAGTTTGGGAGCGTTTCGCGACTCGTTGTTAAGCCGCACGAGCCCCAAATAGGACCTAGTTTCTACGAGGATTTTGCCCTCAGAGGCATCCAAGTTGACCGAGTCGAACCAGGTCTGATCTTCTGCACCTTCAAGGTCCCTCCTCGCCTCATT GATCGAACAGGAAATCTGGCTGGTGGTGCAATCGCCAATCTCGTCGACATAGTTGGTAATGCACTGATTTACAGAATTGGACAGCCAATGAATGTGTCTGTTGACATGTCCATCTCATATTTGTCAAATGCAAAGCTTGAT GATGAATTGGAGGTTACGTCAAGACTACTAGGGAAAATTGGAGCTGTTTCTGGAACTTCTGTTGTCATCAAGAAGAAGGATTCTGGAGAAATTGTTGCTCAAGGACGACACTCATTGTTTAGCAGACTTAAGAGTAAAATCTGA
- the LOC130463421 gene encoding uncharacterized protein: MCTSVANLLYTVIAKKDRLIRWQLNIDGTCGLCQLESESLEHLFFSCTYSKEIWRQVLLYLGVTRTVLPWHDEVQIAVKKSRSKQKKACKYNIAFIESVYCIWLQINSKVFRDHVDPVKTVVSNIMFNVECRCQ; encoded by the exons ATGTGTACAAGTGTTGCTAACTTGTTATATACTGTCATCg CCAAAAAAGACAGATTGATAAGATGGCAGCTGAATATTGATGGTACTTGTGGCCTGTGTCAGTTGGAAAGTGAAAGCTTGGAGCACTTGTTCTTCTCTTGTACTTATTCTAAGGAGATTTGGAGACAGGTTCTGCTTTATCTAGGTGTGACTAGAACTGTGTTGCCTTGGCATGATGAAGTACAGATTGCAGTGAAGAAAAGCAGAAGTAAACAGAAGAAGGCTTGCAAGTATAATATAGCTTTCATTGAGTCAGTGTACTGTATCTGGTTGCAAATAAACTCTAAGGTGTTTAGGGATCATGTTGATCCAGTCAAAACTGTTGTTAGCAAcattatgtttaatgttgagtgtAGATGTCAGTAG
- the LOC110793385 gene encoding alpha-glucan phosphorylase 2, cytosolic, with product MGTDKANDVTKNGIASKIPAEAHPLSEESTEIASNINYHAQFSPHFSPLKFQPEQAFYATAESVRDRLIQQWNETYVHFHEANPKQTYYLSMEYLQGRALTNAVGNLNIQDAYADALSKLGHQLEEIVEQEKDAALGNGGLGRLASCFLDSMATLNLPAWGYGLRYRHGLFKQLISKEGQSEIPEDWLEKFSPWEIVRHDVVFPVRFFGQVQVNPDGSRKWVDGEIIQALAYDVPIPGYKTKNTISLRLWEAKASAADFNLFQFNDGQYESSLQLHSRAQQICAVLYPGDATEGGKLLRLKQQYFLCSASLQDIIFRFKERKDGKTPLKWSEFPSKVAVQLNDTHPTLAIPELMRLLMDDEGLSWDEAWGVTTRAIAYTNHTVLPEALEKWSQSVMWKLLPRHMEIITEIDKRFVELIHSTRPDLEDKVNSMCILDNNPQKAVVRMANLCVVSAHTVNGVAQLHSDILTSDLFADYVSIWPTKFQNKTNGITPRRWLRFCNPELSDIITKWLKTDEWVTNLDLLVNLRQFADNEDLQSEWASAKMASKKRLAQYILEITGVSIDPNSLFDIQVKRIHEYKRQLLNILGAIYMYKKLKEMSPEDRSKTTARTIMIGGKAFATYTNAKRIVKLVNDVGAVVNTDPDVNNYLKVVFVPNYNVSVAEKLIPGSELSQHISTAGMEASGTSNMKFALNGCLIIGTLDGANVEIREEIGEENFFLFGATADEVPKLRKDRENGLFKPDPRFEEAKDFIRSGAFGSYDYNPLLDSLEGNSGYGRGDYFLVGHDFPSYMDAQAKVDEAYKNQKKWLKMSILSTAGSGKFSSDRTIAQYAKEIWNIEECPVPSNKE from the exons ATGGGGACAGATAAAGCCAATGATGTGACGAAGAATGGAATTGCTTCGAAAATTCCAGCTGAAGCACATCCGTTGTCTGAGGAATCAACTGAAATTGCATCCAACATTAACTACCATGCTCAGTTCAGCCCTCATTTCTCCCCTCTCAAGTTTCAGCCAGAGCAGGCTTTTTATGCCACTGCCGAGAGTGTTAGGGATCGTCTTATTCAG CAATGGAATGAGACCTATGTACACTTTCATGAGGCTAATCCAAAGCAGACATACTATTTGTCCATGGAGTATCTGCAAGGACGAGCTTTAACAAATGCTGTTGGAAACTTGAACATCCAAGATGCTTATGCAGATGCTCTGAGTAAACTTGGACATCAGCTTGAGGAAATTGTTGAGCAG GAAAAAGATGCAGCACTTGGAAACGGTGGCTTAGGAAGGCTTGCTTCTTGCTTTTTGGATTCCATGGCTACGTTGAATCTTCCTGCATGGGGATATGGTTTAAGATATAGGCATGGCCTTTTCAAGCAGCTTATTAGTAAGGAGGGCCAATCAGAGATTCCTGAAGATTGGCTTGAG AAGTTCAGTCCTTGGGAGATTGTCAGGCATGATGTAGTATTTCCTGTCAGATTTTTTGGTCAGGTTCAGGTCAATCCTGATGGATC ACGAAAATGGGTCGATGGTGAGATTATTCAGGCTCTGGCATATGATGTTCCCATCCCAGGTTACAAGACAAAGAACACTATCAGTCTTCGTCTCTGGGAAGCAAAAGCTTCTGCTGCGGACTTCAATTTGTTTCAATTTAATGACGGGCAATATGAATCTTCTCTACAACTTCATTCCAGAGCTCAGCAG ATCTGTGCTGTTCTCTATCCAGGAGATGCTACAGAAGGTGGAAAGCTGTTACGTCTAAAGCAACAGTACTTTCTATGCAGTGCTTCACTTCAG GAtatcattttcagatttaaaGAGAGGAAGGACGGAAAAACCCCGCTGAAGTGGTCTGAATTTCCAAGCAAAGTTGCTGTTCAGCTTAATGATACGCATCCCACACTTGCAATCCCAGAGCTTATGCGTTTGCTGATGGATGACGAAGGGCTTTCTTGGGATGAAGCTTGGGGTGTGACAACCAG GGCTATTGCTTACACAAACCACACAGTTCTTCCTGAAGCTCTGGAGAAGTGGTCACAATCTGTAATGTGGAAGCTTCTCCCCCGTCATATGGAGATCATAACTGAAATTGACAAGCGG TTTGTGGAGTTGATACATTCCACAAGGCCTGATCTTGAGGACAAGGTTAACTCTATGTGCATCTTGGACAACAATCCTCAAAAGGCAGTAGTACGGATGGCAAATCTGTGTGTGGTGTCTGCTCATACG GTGAATGGTGTGGCACAGTTGCACAGTGACATCTTAACATCAGATTTATTTGCAGACTATGTCTCTATATGGCCTACCAAATTCCAAAATAAGACAAATGGTATTACTCCTCGCCGGTGGCTCCGGTTTTGCAATCCGGAGCTCAGTGATATTATCACAAAATGGTTGAAAACTGATGAATGGGTTACCAATCTTGATCTCCTTGTTAATCTCCGTCAA TTTGCTGACAATGAGGACCTCCAATCTGAGTGGGCGTCTGCCAAAATGGCAAGCAAAAAGCGCTTAGCACaatatatactagaaataacGGGTGTAAGCATAGACCCAAATAGCCTCTTTGACATACAAGTCAAGCGAATTCATGAGTATAAAAGACAACTACTAAACATCTTGGGTGCAATTTACATGTACAAGAAGTTAAAG GAGATGAGTCCAGAAGACCGTAGTAAGACAACAGCTAGGACCATCATGATTGGTGGAAAGGCCTTTGCAACATATACAAATGCTAAAAGAATAGTGAAATTGGTAAACGATGTAGGAGCTGTTGTCAACACTGATCCAGATGTCAACAATTATCTCAAG GTCGTTTTTGTTCCGAACTACAATGTATCTGTGGCAGAAAAGCTTATTCCTGGAAGTGAGCTATCACAGCATATCAGCACTGCTGGCATGGAAGCCAGTGGAACAAGTAACATGAAGTTTGCCCTCAATGGATGTCTCATCATAGGAACACTGGATGGAGCCAACGTTGAAATCAGGGAGGAAATCGGAGAAgagaatttctttctttttggagCGACGGCTGATGAAGTACCAAAGCTCCGCAAAGACAGAGAGAATGGATTG TTCAAACCAGATCCTCGCTTTGAAGAGGCTAAAGATTTTATAAGATCAGGAGCTTTTGGAAGCTATGACTATAATCCTCTACTGGATTCTCTTGAAGGGAATAGTGGGTACGGGCGTGGAGACTATTTCCTTGTTGGTCATGACTTTCCAAGTTATATGGATGCACAAGCTAAAGTTGATGAAGCTTACAA GAACCAGAAGAAATGGCTGAAGATGTCCATATTAAGCACTGCCGGGAGCGGCAAATTTAGCAGTGACCGGACAATTGCACAATATGCAAAGGAGATATGGAACATAGAAGAATGCCCTGTACCATCAAACAAG GAATGA